Proteins encoded within one genomic window of Calonectris borealis chromosome 1, bCalBor7.hap1.2, whole genome shotgun sequence:
- the LOC142077994 gene encoding folate receptor gamma-like translates to MAAAWVLLPVLLAWPAAAAAAAARDSLLNICMDAKHHKTEPGPEGQLYGQCALWKENACCTANTSLEAHQDQSYLYNFNWDHCGAMPEKCKRHFIQDTCLYECSPNLGPWIDQTDTSWRKERILHVPLCREDCEQWWEDCRDAVTCKVNWHKGWNWTTGTNQCPQGAMCQKFKFVFPTAAHLCEQVWSHSYRYTPHSRGSGRCIQMWFDPAQGNPNVAVARYYALDGTASPPLPVLLALLPPTLQALL, encoded by the exons ATGGCGGCCGCGTGGGTGCTGCTGCCGGTGCTGCTGGCCtggccggccgctgccgccgccgccgcggcgcgggaCTCGCTGCTCAACATCTGCATGGACGCCAAGCACCACAAAACGGAGCCCGGCCCCGAGGGGCAGCTCTACGGGCAG TGTGCCCTCTGGAAGGAGAACGCCTGCTGCACCGCCAACACCAGTTTGGAGGCTCACCAGGACCAGTCCTACCTGTACAACTTCAACTGGGACCACTGCGGGGCCATGCCGGAGAAGTGCAAGCGCCACTTCATCCAGGACACGTGTCTCTACGAGTGCTCCCCCAACCTGGGGCCCTGGATCGACCAG ACGGACACCAGCTGGCGTAAGGAGCGGATCCTGCACGTGCCGCTGTGCCGGGAGGACTGCGAGCAGTGGTGGGAGGACTGCCGGGACGCCGTCACCTGCAAGGTCAACTGGCACAAGGGCTGGAACTGGACCACAG gcaCCAACCAGTGTCCCCAGGGCGCCATGTGCCAGAAGTTCAAGTTCGTCTTCCCCACGGCGGCCCACCTCTGCGAGCAGGTCTGGTCCCACTCCTACCGCTACACCCCCCACTCCCGCGGCAGCGGCCGCTGCATCCAGATGTGGTTCGACCCCGCCCAGGGGAACCCCAACGTCGCCGTGGCCCGGTATTACGCCCTCGATGGCACCGCCAGCCCCCCACTCCCCgtcctgctggccctgctgccccccaccctccaggccctgctctga